A genomic stretch from Desulfolutivibrio sulfodismutans DSM 3696 includes:
- the dsrA gene encoding dissimilatory-type sulfite reductase subunit alpha → MAKHKTPMLDQLESGPWPSFVSDIKQEADKRAKNPAGLDFQIPQDCPDDLLGVLELAYKDKETHWKHGGIVGVFGYGGGVIGRYCDQPEKFPGVAHFHTVRVNQPAGKYYKTDYLRGVMDIWDLRGSGLTNMHGSTGDIVLLGTTTPQLEEIFHELTHTLNTDLGGSGSNLRTPADCLGKSRCEFACYDTQALCHTLTNDYQDELHRPAFPYKFKFKFDGCPNGCVAAIARSDFSVIGTWKDDIRIDQDRVKAYVAGEFKPNAGAHAGRDWGKFDIVAEVVDRCPTKCMSYAGGKLSIDNSNCTRCMHCLNVMPAALKVGLETGATILCGAKAPILDGAQMGSMLVPFIPVEEPYDEIKEVIENIWDWWMEEGKNRERLGETMKRMGFQKLLEVTNIKAVPQHVKEPRSNPYIFFKEDEVPGGWKHDEKGYRERHMR, encoded by the coding sequence ATGGCGAAACACAAAACTCCCATGTTGGACCAACTCGAAAGCGGGCCATGGCCCAGCTTTGTGTCCGACATCAAGCAGGAGGCCGACAAGCGGGCGAAGAATCCGGCTGGGCTGGATTTCCAGATCCCGCAGGATTGCCCCGACGATCTGCTGGGCGTCCTTGAACTTGCCTACAAGGACAAGGAAACCCACTGGAAACACGGCGGCATCGTGGGCGTGTTCGGGTACGGCGGCGGCGTCATCGGCCGGTACTGCGACCAGCCCGAGAAGTTTCCGGGAGTGGCCCATTTCCACACCGTGCGCGTGAACCAGCCCGCGGGCAAGTACTACAAGACCGACTACCTGCGCGGCGTCATGGACATCTGGGACCTGCGCGGCTCGGGCCTGACCAACATGCACGGCTCCACGGGCGACATCGTGCTTTTGGGCACCACCACCCCGCAGTTGGAAGAAATCTTCCATGAGCTGACCCACACCCTCAACACCGACCTGGGCGGCTCCGGCAGCAACCTGCGCACCCCGGCCGACTGTCTGGGCAAGTCGCGCTGCGAATTCGCCTGCTACGACACCCAGGCCCTGTGCCACACCCTGACCAACGACTATCAGGACGAGCTGCACCGTCCGGCCTTCCCGTACAAGTTCAAGTTCAAGTTCGACGGCTGCCCCAACGGCTGCGTGGCCGCCATCGCCCGCTCCGACTTCTCGGTCATCGGCACCTGGAAGGACGACATCCGCATCGACCAGGATCGCGTGAAAGCGTACGTGGCCGGTGAGTTCAAGCCCAATGCCGGCGCCCACGCCGGTCGCGACTGGGGCAAGTTCGACATCGTGGCCGAGGTCGTGGACCGCTGCCCGACCAAGTGCATGAGCTACGCCGGTGGCAAGCTGTCCATCGACAACAGCAACTGCACCCGTTGCATGCACTGCCTCAACGTCATGCCTGCGGCCCTGAAGGTCGGGTTGGAGACCGGCGCCACGATCCTGTGCGGCGCCAAGGCCCCGATCCTGGACGGCGCCCAGATGGGCTCCATGCTCGTGCCGTTTATCCCGGTCGAAGAGCCCTACGACGAGATCAAGGAAGTCATCGAGAACATCTGGGATTGGTGGATGGAAGAAGGCAAGAACCGCGAGCGCCTGGGCGAGACCATGAAGCGCATGGGCTTCCAGAAGCTGCTTGAGGTCACCAACATCAAGGCCGTACCCCAGCACGTCAAGGAGCCCCGGTCCAACCCGTACATCTTCTTCAAGGAAGATGAAGTCCCGGGCGGCTGGAAGCACGATGAGAAGGGTTACCGCGAACGTCACATGAGATAA
- the pabB gene encoding aminodeoxychorismate synthase component I produces MNYAGRDEMARLPGHGPGTGQGTAVFQSLAGDAPGWNMAFENPLEICCALTPADVPEVFSRVRLATQAGRWAVLAVAYEAASALDPSLAVHPPRDFPLAYAAIYAAAQAVVPHPSVAPVTGRGVETGGYALSPWRAVAPKDRYLADLKRIRTYIRAGETYQVNYTMPFQATFSGDSGRLFSDLLPGQAAGYAAFVDMGAHRVLCFSPELFFQRRGRDVLVRPMKGTMPRGSGPDEDAAMAAKLAACPKNRAENVMIVDLLRSDLGRVAQTGSVRLEKLFTVEAYPTLWQMTSEIAARLRPGIGLLEVFQALFPCGSVTGAPKARTMQIIHELEGRPRGIYCGALGFVRPGGDCEFCVPIRTIRLDAASGLAEYWTGGGVTIDSDPEEEYAECRVKMRFLDGARGAFRLLETILLDGGGYALLPGHLARMGASARMLGFVFDPEAARRALEAVLEGRVNGRFRVRLLLEANGRFEVQAVPLGEFPRVVRVGLARTPVSSGQILLRHKTDWRVLYEQARLERPDCDDVLLMNEKGRITETTIANVAVLRGRRLVTPPLADGLLPGVFREELLRRGEIVEGSIGVDEVRSAGTVRLFNSVRGWMRAELAAPPESQAGES; encoded by the coding sequence TTGAACTACGCAGGTCGTGACGAGATGGCCCGGTTGCCCGGGCACGGTCCAGGAACCGGTCAGGGAACGGCGGTGTTTCAGTCCCTAGCCGGGGATGCCCCGGGCTGGAACATGGCCTTTGAAAATCCCCTGGAGATCTGTTGCGCCCTGACTCCGGCCGACGTGCCGGAGGTCTTTTCCCGGGTCCGGCTGGCCACCCAGGCAGGCCGGTGGGCGGTGCTGGCCGTGGCCTACGAGGCCGCCTCCGCCCTTGATCCTTCCCTGGCCGTGCATCCCCCACGGGATTTCCCCCTGGCCTATGCCGCCATCTACGCCGCTGCGCAGGCTGTCGTCCCACATCCCTCTGTTGCGCCCGTTACGGGCCGGGGCGTGGAAACGGGAGGCTATGCCCTTTCCCCCTGGCGGGCTGTGGCGCCCAAAGACCGATACCTGGCCGATCTGAAGCGCATCCGGACATATATACGGGCCGGGGAGACCTACCAGGTCAACTATACCATGCCGTTTCAGGCGACGTTTTCCGGGGATTCCGGACGGCTCTTTTCCGACCTGCTGCCCGGACAGGCGGCGGGCTATGCGGCCTTTGTGGATATGGGCGCGCACCGCGTGTTGTGCTTCTCCCCGGAATTGTTCTTTCAACGCCGTGGCCGGGACGTGCTCGTGCGGCCCATGAAGGGAACCATGCCGCGCGGATCGGGGCCGGACGAGGATGCGGCCATGGCCGCCAAGCTGGCCGCCTGCCCCAAGAACCGCGCGGAAAATGTCATGATCGTGGATCTGTTGCGCAGCGATCTGGGCCGGGTGGCGCAAACCGGCTCGGTCAGACTGGAAAAACTGTTCACTGTGGAGGCCTATCCCACCCTGTGGCAGATGACCTCGGAGATCGCCGCCCGGCTGCGGCCCGGCATCGGACTTCTGGAGGTATTCCAGGCCCTTTTCCCTTGCGGTTCGGTCACGGGGGCCCCCAAGGCGCGCACCATGCAGATCATCCACGAACTGGAAGGACGTCCCCGGGGCATCTATTGCGGCGCCCTGGGGTTCGTGCGTCCGGGCGGCGACTGCGAATTTTGCGTGCCCATCCGGACTATCCGCCTGGACGCCGCCAGCGGCCTGGCGGAGTACTGGACGGGTGGCGGGGTGACCATCGACTCCGACCCGGAGGAGGAATACGCGGAATGCCGGGTGAAGATGCGGTTTCTGGATGGGGCGCGCGGGGCGTTCCGGCTTTTGGAGACCATCCTGCTGGACGGCGGCGGATACGCCCTGTTGCCAGGGCATCTGGCCCGCATGGGGGCCTCGGCCCGGATGCTCGGTTTCGTCTTCGACCCGGAGGCGGCGCGCCGGGCCCTGGAAGCCGTGCTGGAGGGGCGCGTGAATGGCCGGTTCCGGGTCCGGCTGCTCCTTGAGGCAAACGGCCGTTTCGAGGTTCAGGCCGTGCCGCTCGGGGAGTTTCCCCGGGTGGTGCGAGTGGGCCTGGCCCGCACGCCGGTGTCGTCCGGACAAATTCTCCTGCGTCACAAGACCGATTGGCGCGTTTTATACGAACAGGCCCGCCTGGAGCGGCCGGACTGCGACGACGTGCTGCTCATGAATGAAAAGGGGAGGATCACCGAGACCACCATCGCCAATGTGGCTGTGCTGCGCGGGAGAAGGCTCGTGACCCCGCCGCTGGCCGACGGGCTTTTGCCCGGCGTGTTCCGGGAGGAGCTTTTGCGGCGGGGGGAGATCGTCGAGGGAAGCATCGGCGTCGACGAGGTGCGGTCGGCGGGAACCGTGCGGCTTTTCAATTCGGTGCGCGGCTGGATGCGGGCCGAGCTGGCCGCCCCCCCGGAGTCCCAGGCCGGGGAATCCTGA
- a CDS encoding cobyrinate a,c-diamide synthase translates to MSNRPRLVLAGLSGGAGKTIVTLGVCRALARQGLTVRPFKKGPDYIDASWLGLAAGREASNLDPFLMPPEHVRGLFFEKSAGCDISVIEGNRGLFDGKDVLGSCSTAELARRLEAPVVLVLDATKMTRTAAAIVAGCAAFEKGLHLAGVICNRTAGERHRTILRQTIEHYTDVPVLGMLPKMPENPIPERHMGLLSNREHAGHAAILDTVADFVAHGVDLPRLTALAQAAPDMAPPAPGDMPLWPTPVLRAGDAVPPRIGVVRDAALWFYYPENLEALQRAGAELVFVSLLTPDPWPGIDGLYLGGGFPETMARALADNREGRERVLGFSRAGMPIYAECGGFMYLCRDLRVGDESFPMAGVFPLTTALCPRPQGLGYSTAAVRRENPFHPVDFSLSGHEFHYSRCLASLDGTPPPVPGPESFCLDMQRGTGMLHGLDGLLENATFAAYTHIHALGAPHWAGNFVAAAARYRDSRQNAAP, encoded by the coding sequence GTGAGCAACCGGCCGCGTCTGGTTCTGGCGGGACTTTCCGGGGGAGCCGGCAAGACCATCGTCACCCTCGGAGTCTGTCGGGCCCTGGCCCGACAGGGACTCACGGTACGCCCTTTCAAAAAGGGTCCGGATTATATTGATGCATCGTGGCTCGGCCTTGCGGCTGGCCGGGAAGCCTCGAATCTGGACCCTTTTCTTATGCCCCCGGAGCATGTCCGGGGTCTTTTTTTTGAAAAATCCGCAGGCTGCGACATCTCGGTCATCGAAGGCAACCGGGGCCTTTTCGACGGCAAGGACGTGCTCGGCTCCTGCTCCACGGCGGAACTGGCCAGACGCCTGGAGGCCCCCGTGGTCCTGGTCCTGGACGCCACCAAGATGACCCGCACCGCCGCAGCCATTGTGGCTGGCTGCGCAGCCTTTGAAAAAGGCCTGCATCTGGCCGGGGTGATCTGCAACCGCACCGCCGGCGAACGCCACCGCACCATCCTGCGCCAGACCATCGAACACTACACCGACGTGCCGGTCCTGGGCATGCTGCCCAAGATGCCGGAGAACCCCATCCCGGAACGGCACATGGGCCTTTTGTCCAACCGGGAGCATGCGGGGCATGCGGCCATCCTGGACACCGTGGCCGATTTCGTGGCCCACGGCGTGGATTTGCCGCGGCTTACGGCCCTGGCCCAGGCCGCCCCGGACATGGCCCCGCCTGCGCCGGGGGACATGCCGCTGTGGCCGACGCCGGTCCTGCGCGCCGGGGATGCCGTGCCCCCGCGCATCGGCGTGGTGCGCGATGCGGCCCTGTGGTTTTATTATCCGGAGAATCTGGAGGCCCTTCAGCGGGCCGGGGCGGAACTGGTCTTCGTCAGCCTGCTCACCCCGGACCCCTGGCCCGGGATCGACGGCCTGTACCTGGGCGGCGGCTTCCCCGAGACCATGGCCCGGGCCCTGGCCGACAACCGGGAGGGGCGTGAGCGGGTGCTGGGTTTTTCCCGGGCGGGCATGCCCATCTATGCCGAATGCGGGGGATTTATGTACCTGTGCCGGGATCTGCGGGTGGGAGACGAGTCCTTTCCCATGGCCGGGGTCTTTCCCCTGACCACCGCCCTGTGCCCCCGGCCCCAGGGGCTTGGCTATTCCACCGCTGCCGTGCGCCGAGAGAACCCTTTCCATCCCGTGGATTTTTCCCTTTCCGGCCATGAGTTCCACTATTCCCGGTGCCTGGCCTCCCTGGACGGCACGCCGCCTCCTGTTCCCGGTCCCGAATCCTTCTGCCTGGACATGCAGCGCGGCACGGGCATGCTGCACGGCCTGGACGGTCTGCTCGAAAACGCCACCTTTGCCGCCTACACCCACATCCATGCCCTGGGCGCACCCCACTGGGCCGGAAATTTCGTCGCCGCCGCCGCCAGGTACCGCGACTCCCGGCAAAACGCCGCCCCATGA
- a CDS encoding dissimilatory sulfite reductase D family protein, which produces MEAEKQKVIEFLEGKTGKSKFYFTDLCKVFPDMKQREVKKILTALVQDGKLMYWSSGSTTMYGLAGVGKQAAEED; this is translated from the coding sequence ATGGAAGCGGAAAAGCAAAAAGTCATTGAGTTCCTCGAAGGCAAGACCGGCAAATCGAAGTTTTATTTCACCGATCTGTGCAAGGTTTTCCCGGACATGAAACAGCGCGAGGTCAAAAAGATCCTCACTGCGCTGGTGCAGGACGGAAAACTCATGTACTGGTCCAGCGGCTCGACCACCATGTACGGTCTGGCCGGCGTGGGCAAGCAGGCCGCCGAGGAAGACTAG
- the dsrB gene encoding dissimilatory-type sulfite reductase subunit beta, producing MAFISSGYNPSKPMEDRITDIGPRSFEDFYPPVIKKNKGKWDYHEILKPGILVHVSETGDKVFTVRCGTARLMTVSLIREACDIADKYCGGHLRFTTRNNIEFMVDNEKTLNEMVADLSGRKFAGGSFKFPIGGTGAGISNIVHTQGWVHCHTPATDASGPVKAVMDEMFEYFQSMSLPAMVRISLACCLNMCGAVHCSDIGIVGIHRKPPIVETEILDNICEIPLAVAACPTGAIKPSKLEVEGKKVNSVVVNPERCMYCGNCYTMCPAMPLASGQGDGIVLMVGGKVSNRISMPKFSKVVVAYIPNEPPRWPTLTKTIKHIVEVYAKNAKKYERLGEWAERIGWEKFFEVCGLEFSHHCIDDFRDPAYYTWRQSTQFKFTSHVE from the coding sequence ATGGCATTCATTTCTTCCGGATACAATCCCAGCAAGCCGATGGAAGATCGTATCACCGACATCGGCCCGCGGAGTTTTGAGGATTTCTATCCTCCTGTCATCAAGAAAAACAAGGGCAAATGGGATTATCACGAGATCCTGAAACCCGGCATCCTGGTGCACGTGTCCGAGACCGGCGACAAGGTCTTCACCGTGCGCTGCGGCACTGCCCGGCTCATGACCGTGTCGCTCATCCGTGAAGCCTGTGACATCGCCGACAAGTACTGCGGCGGCCACCTGCGCTTCACCACCCGCAACAACATCGAGTTCATGGTCGACAACGAGAAGACCCTGAACGAGATGGTGGCCGACCTGTCCGGCCGCAAGTTCGCCGGCGGAAGCTTCAAGTTCCCCATCGGCGGCACGGGCGCCGGCATCTCCAACATCGTCCACACCCAGGGTTGGGTCCACTGCCACACCCCGGCCACCGACGCCTCCGGCCCGGTCAAGGCCGTCATGGACGAGATGTTCGAGTACTTCCAGTCCATGTCCCTGCCGGCCATGGTGCGCATCTCCCTGGCCTGCTGCCTGAACATGTGCGGCGCGGTGCACTGCTCCGACATCGGCATCGTCGGCATCCACCGCAAACCGCCCATCGTCGAGACCGAAATCCTCGACAACATCTGCGAGATCCCCTTGGCCGTGGCCGCCTGTCCCACCGGCGCCATCAAACCGTCCAAGCTTGAAGTGGAAGGCAAAAAGGTCAACTCGGTGGTGGTCAATCCCGAGCGGTGCATGTACTGCGGCAACTGCTACACCATGTGCCCGGCCATGCCCCTGGCCTCCGGACAGGGCGACGGCATCGTGCTCATGGTTGGCGGCAAGGTGTCCAACCGGATCTCCATGCCGAAGTTCTCCAAGGTTGTCGTGGCCTACATCCCCAACGAGCCGCCCCGCTGGCCGACCCTGACCAAGACCATCAAGCACATTGTCGAGGTCTACGCCAAGAACGCCAAGAAGTACGAGCGTCTGGGCGAGTGGGCCGAGCGCATCGGCTGGGAAAAGTTCTTCGAGGTCTGCGGCCTTGAGTTCTCCCACCACTGCATCGACGACTTCCGCGATCCGGCCTACTACACTTGGCGGCAGAGCACGCAGTTCAAGTTCACCAGCCACGTGGAATAA
- a CDS encoding YkgJ family cysteine cluster protein, whose protein sequence is MKSSSPPPTCRRCGLCCRKGGPALHLEDLPLAVSGVVPHSALVTLRQGETVRDNVTGRLVTLHREMVRIRAFGASPVCPFFREPGDCLIHDHSPAECRALYCAAPQALMEMYQKDRATRRDLIPLASPQWELVQIHEERCPAGEAIRLCLAARNDPAAAADLAEMVRFDAAFRELCVEKAALTPDELELYFGRPLAEVIMPFERKRAMTNAMSD, encoded by the coding sequence TTGAAAAGTTCATCACCTCCCCCCACCTGCCGCCGCTGCGGCCTCTGTTGCCGCAAGGGCGGCCCGGCGCTGCACCTGGAAGACCTCCCCCTGGCCGTTTCCGGGGTTGTGCCGCATTCGGCGCTGGTGACGCTGCGCCAGGGCGAGACCGTGCGCGACAACGTGACCGGACGGCTGGTGACGCTTCACCGCGAAATGGTCCGAATCCGCGCTTTTGGCGCAAGCCCGGTTTGCCCTTTTTTTCGCGAACCAGGGGACTGTTTGATCCATGACCATAGTCCCGCCGAGTGCCGGGCGCTTTATTGCGCCGCGCCGCAGGCCCTCATGGAAATGTACCAGAAGGACCGGGCGACCCGCCGCGACCTGATCCCCCTGGCGAGTCCCCAATGGGAGCTTGTGCAGATTCACGAAGAGCGCTGCCCGGCGGGCGAGGCCATCCGCCTCTGCCTGGCCGCCCGGAACGACCCGGCCGCAGCGGCCGATCTTGCGGAGATGGTGCGCTTCGACGCCGCCTTCCGGGAGCTGTGCGTGGAGAAGGCGGCGCTTACGCCGGACGAACTGGAGTTGTATTTTGGTCGGCCGCTGGCCGAGGTCATCATGCCCTTTGAACGGAAACGGGCCATGACCAACGCCATGTCGGACTAA